One Saimiri boliviensis isolate mSaiBol1 chromosome 5, mSaiBol1.pri, whole genome shotgun sequence genomic window carries:
- the NOP58 gene encoding nucleolar protein 58 isoform X5, with the protein MLVLFETSVGYAIFKVLNEKKLQEVDSLWKEFETPEKANKIVKLKHFEKFQDTAEALAAFTALMEGKINKQLKKVLKKIVKEAHEPLAVADAKLGGVIKEKLNLSCIHSPVVNELMRGIRSQMDGLIPGVEPREMAAMCLGLAHSLSRYRLKFSADKVDTMIVQAISLLDDLDKELNNYIMRCREWYGWHFPELGKIISDNLTYCKCLQKVGDRKNYASAKLSEFLPEEVEAEVKAAAEISMGTEVSEEDICNILHLCTQVIEISEYRTQLYEYLQNRMMAIAPNVTVMVGELVGARLIAHAGSLLNLAKHAASTVQILGAEKALFRALKSRRDTPKYGLIYHASLVGQTSPKHKGKISRMLAAKTVLAIRYDAFGEDSSSAMGVENRAKLEARLRTLEDRGIRKISGTGKALAKTEKYEHKSLHILPQSH; encoded by the exons AGTAAAgctaaaacattttgagaaatttcAGGATACAGCAGAAGCATTGGCAG CATTCACAGCTCTGATGGAGGGTAAAATCAATAAGCAGCTGAAGAAAGTTCttaagaaaatagtaaaagaagCCCATGAACCGTTGGCAGTAGCTGATGCTAAACTAGGAGGGGTCATAAAG GAAAAGCTGAATCTCAGTTGTATCCATAGTCCCGTTGTTAATGAACTTATGAGAGGAATTCGTTCACAAATGGATGGATTAATTCCTGGCGTAGAACCACGTGAAATGGCAGCTATGTGTCTTGGATTGGCTCACAG CCTATCTCGATATAGATTGAAATTTAGCGCTGATAAAGTAGACACAATGATTGTTCAGGCAATTT CCTTGTTAGATGACTTGGATAAAGAACTAAACAACTACATTATGCGATGTAGAGAATGGTATGGCTGGCATTTCCCTGAATtaggaaaaattatttcagataattTGACATACTGCAAGTGTTTACAGAAAGTTG GCGATAGGAAGAACTATGCCTCTGCCAAACTTTCTGAGTTCCTACCAGAAGAAGTTGAAGCAGAAGTGAAAGCAGCTGCGGAGATATCAATGGGAACAGAGGTTTCagaagaagatatttgcaatatTCTGCATCTTTGCACCCAG GTGATTGAAATCTCTGAATATCGAACCCAGCTCTATGAATATCTACAAAATCGAATGATGGCCATTGCGCCCAACGTTACAGTCATGGTTGGGGAATTAGTTGGAGCACGGCTTATCGCTCATGCAG GTTCTCTTTTGAATTTGGCCAAGCATGCAGCTTCTACAGTTCAAATTCTTGGAGCAGAAAAGGCACTTTTCAGAGCCCTCAAATCTAGACGGGATACCCCTAAGTATGGTCTCATTTATCATGCTTCACTCGTCGGCCAGACAAGTCCCAAGCATAAAGGAAAG ATTTCTCGAATGCTGGCAGCCAAAACTGTTTTGGCTATCCGTTATGATGCTTTCGGTGAGGATTCCAGTTCCGCGATGGGAGTTGAGAACAGAGCCAAATTAGAGGCCAGGTTGAGAACTTTGGAAGATAGAGGG ataagaaaaataagtggAACAGGAAAGGCAttagcaaagacagaaaaatatgaacACAAAAG TCTTCATATACTACCCCAAAGCCACTAA